The following nucleotide sequence is from Devosia salina.
CGGCAATCAGGCGCAGCAGGGTGGTCTTGCCCGAACCGGAGGGGCCGAGCAGGGCGATCAGCTCGCCTGACCTGATGTCGAGCGAGACGTCGTGCAGCGCCGGAAACCGGTCGAATTCCTTGCGGACGTTTTCTACGCGAACTTCCATCATCGATCCCATTGGGCAGCCAGTGCCGGTATTCGGAACAAATTCATGCTTACCGCAAGGGGCTTTGCGGGGGCGGGCCATGAATTTTTCCCCCGTGGCGCGGCCCACGCCAAAATCTCCCACGATTGCGCCGCTGCGCAGGATAGCGCCTTTGGGTTAGCGCGAGGGCACCGCGCCTGCGCTCCTAACACATTGAAATAACTGCGCCTTGGCCTGCTTCCGCCATATGTGCGGTTGAGGTGCGTGAGCACCGCTGGCCCCGTCTCGTGAGAAGGTATGGATTGCACCTGCCGCTGAACTGGGCTCAACTCATCAAGGATCCGCCGGCCGCGCCGGCGGCCGTGGAGGAGTGCGTTTCCGTGCCCGCAGCGATCCGGCGCCGTCACATCGGACTTGCCGCCCTGACCCTGGCCGTGGTGCTGTGCCTGGCGCTGGGCGCCTGGCGTGTGGCCTATCTGCGCGGTCTCGGCGAGGTCGAACGGCAGGTCCAGGATCGTCTCACCATCAATCTGCGCTCGGTCGAAAGCGAGATCGAGCGCTTCCGCTATCTGCCCGGCGTGGTCGGCGAGGATTCCCGCATCCTGGCATTGCTCCAGCTGCGTGGCCCCGAAGCTATCGCGGCGGCCAATGCCTATCTGAAGTCCGTCCGGGCCATGTCCGGCGTCGACGAGCTCTATGTGCTCGATCCCGCGGGGGAAACGCTGGCGGCCAGCAACTGGAACGAGCCCGGCAGCTTTGTGGGCCACAACTACGCGTTCCGGCCTTACTTTGCCGACGCCATGGCGTTCGGCTCCGGCCGCTTCTATGCAGTGGGCGTCACCACGGGCAAGCCGGGCTATTTTCTTTCAAGCCGCATCGATGTGGGCGCAAGGTCCGTCGGCGTGGTTGTGGCCAAGGTCGATATGGGTCCCCTGGCGTTGACCTGGGCAGCGGCCGGAGAAATGAGTGCCATTGCCGACCGCGAGGGTGTGGTCTTTTTGTCCGGTGATCCGGCCTGGACCTATCGCCCGCTGCAGGCCCTCGACCCTGGCACCCTGGATCGGCTCGAACAACAGCGCCGCTATGATGGCGTCGATCTCGCCGCCGCGACGCCGCTGGCGCCGGAAGCGGATGTGGACGCCGGCAGCCTGATGATCGGCGCCGACGAAAGATATCTGCTTGGCGTCCGGGCGGTGGAGCCGGATGGCTGGCAATTGCTCTCCGCTTTGCCGCTCGAGCCGGTGGAGCGCGAAGCGCGGCTGATCGGCGGGTTCGCTGCGCTGGTGGCCGTGCTGGCACTGGGCGCCTGGCTTGTTTTCAATCAGCGTCGGCAGATCGTACGGTTCAAGCTGGACCAGAATGCCGTTCTCGAGCGACGGGTCGCCGAGCGCACGCAGGCACTTGCCCATGAGGTGGAGGAGCGCCGCCGCGCCGAGGCGGAACTGCGTGCCACCCAGGAAAACCTCATTCACGCCGCCAAGCTGGCGGCCCTGGGCCGCATGTCGGCCGCCATAGTACACGAGGTCAGCCAGCCCCTCTCGGCGCTCGACAACACCCTTGCAGCCGCCGATCTGCACGCCCAGCGCAATGCGCCGGGTGAGGTCAGGCGCATTCTCGAAAGCGGGCGCAACCTGCTCCGGCGGATGCAGCGCACCATCAAGCATCTGCGCACCTTCTCTTCGCGGCGCGATCCTGGCCCGCCCGAACAGGTTCAGTTGTCCGGCGTTCTCGATGCGGCCATGGATATCCTGACGCCCCAGGCGCGCGATGCCGGCGTGCTGGTGACGGCGGTGTGGGAGCCGGGCCTGCCGCCCGTGGCCGGTAATGCGGTGCGGCTCGAGCAGGTCTTTATCAATCTCATCCTCAACGCCATCGAGGCCACTGCCGCTGCCGGCAATGCGGCTGTGCGCCTGATCGCGCGCAGCGAGGGCGATGACACGGTCGTGGTTGACATTGCCGATAGCGGCGCCGGCATACCCGACACCGTGCGCGAGCGCCTGTTCGAGCCGTTCTTTACCACCAAGAAGAGCGGGGAGAGTCTCGGGCTGGGCCTATCGATCTCTCGCACCCTGCTGGAGGAATTCGGTGGCGCGCTGCGCTTCGAAGCGGGCGCCGAGGGCGGCACGCTGGCCCGGGTCACCTTGCCCGTTTATCGCGCCGCCGCGACCGGCGAGAAACTGGAATCGGCATGAACCGGGGTCGGGTGCTGTTCATCGATGACGAGGCCGAACTCTGCACGGCGGCCGAGGAATGGCTCGGTGTCTGCGGTTTTGCCGTCACCAGTTTCACCGCCCCCGATGTGGCTATCGCCCAGGTCGATCCCGCCACATTCGATTGCGTCGTGACCGATGTGCGCATGCCCGGCCTCGATGGACTGGCCGTGCTCGAACATTTCCGTGACCGCGCCCCCGATCTGCCCGTTGTACTGCTGACCGGGCATGGCGATGTGCCCCTCGCGGTCGGCGCCATGCGTTCCGGCGCGCATGATTTCATCGAAAAACCCTATGACGCCGAACTGCTGGTGGCAGTGCTGGATCGGGCGGTGGAACGGCGACGCCTCGGGCGGGAACTCACGCGTCTGCGCCAGGCCGCCGGCGGCACCGAACTCGAGGATCGCCTGGTCGGCCTCTCGCCCGCCATGGTCGAATTGCGCCGCTCCGTGCTGCAACTGGCCAACATCGATGTCGACGTGCTGGTGACGGGGGAAACCGGCACGGGCAAGGAAGTGATCGCCCGGGCCCTGCACGATTTCGGCGGACGGGCCAGGGGCCAGTTCGTGGCCATCAATTGTGCCGCCATCCCCGAGACCGTGTTCGAAAGCGAAATGTTCGGCCATGCCCGCGGCGCCTTCACCGGTGCGGCCGGCGAGAGGATCGGCAAGCTCGAATATGCGAGGGGCGGCACCGTCTTCCTCGACGAGATCGAATCCATGCCCCTGGCGCTGCAGGCCAAGGTCCTCCGCGCCATTCAGGAGCGCAGTATCGAGCCGCTGGGCAGCAATGCCTCGCGCCCCATCGATGTGCGCTTCATCGCCGCCAGCAAGGTCGATCTCCGGGCCGAAAGCGAGGCGGGTCGTTTCCGCCCTGACCTTTATTTCCGCCTCTCTACTGTGGAACTGCCGGTGCCGTCTCTGCGCCAGCGGCGCGAGGACGTTCCGCTGCTGTTCGCTCTGTTTGCCAGCCGCGCCGCGCAACGCTTCGGCATCGAGGCCACGCAGCCCTATCGCCTGCCGGCCGACATGGCCGTGTCGGACTGGCCCGGCAATGTGCGCGAGCTCAAGGCCGTCGCCGAGCGCAGCGTGCTGGGTCTTGGCAGCAATGGGGTTGGGCAGGAAAGCGCGGCCAGCTCTCGAACCCTCGCCGCACAGGTCGCTGCGTTCGAAGCCGCCGTCATCGAACAGGCCCTGCGGGACGCGGCAGGGTCCACCGCCCTGGCGGCCGAGCGACTGGGGCTGGCGCGCCGCACGCTCAACGAGAAGATCGCCCGCTACGGCCTGCGCGCGGATGCCGATATCGACAGCTAGGCTCACAAATGAGCGGATTTCCGCTCCCCGCAGCCGCCGCGTGGCGGAATTCCGCCCGATCATGAAGCCGACATAGCGTCAAAGGCCCGGAAAAGCAGAACTATTCAGTCTGGCATGGCGGTTGCAATGGAATTGGCAGTCCCGCCGCGAGGAGGCGTCGGGGCGGTCACAAGAACATGCCTTTGGGAGGATCATCCGCATGTCATTCATTCCCGCTCGCCGCGTGGCGGGCCTGGTTGCTGGCGCCGTCATGGCGGTCAGCGGCAGCGCCGCCGTCAACGCCCAGGAATTCATCAACATCCTGACCGGGGGCACCTCGGGCGTCTATTACCCGCTCGGCGTTGCCCTGTCCGAACTCTATGCCGAGAATATCGAAGGCGCCCGCACCCAGGTGCAGTCGACCAAGGCCTCGGTCGAAAACCTCAATCTGCTGCAGCAGAAAAAGGGTGAACTCGCCTTTGCCCTGGGCGACTCGGTCAAGTCCGGCTGGGATGGCCTGCAGGAGGCCGGTTTCCCCGCGCCCCTGACCGATCTGCGCGCCATCGCGGCCATCTATCCCAATTATGTGCAGATCGTCGCCTCCGCCGAGAGCGGCATCGAGACCCTCGAGGACCTGAAAGGCAAGTCGATCTCGGTGGGCGCGCCCGCCTCCGGCACCGAGCTCAATGCCCGGGCCATCTTCGCCGCCGCCGGCATGAGCTATGAAGACCTCGGCAAGGTCGAGTTCCTGCCCTATGCGGAATCGGCCGAACTGATCAAGAACCGCCAGCTCGATGCGACCCTGCAGTCTTCCGGTCTCGGCGTCGCCTTCATCAAGGACCTGGCGGCGACCATGGACATCAACATCGTTTCCATCCCGGCCGAGGTGGTGAACAGCATCGGGGCGCCCTATACCGCCTCGGTGATCCCGGCCGGCACCTATGACGGCCAGGACGAGGATGTGCCCACGGCCGCCATCGGCAATATCCTGGTCACCCATGCCGGGGTCAGCGATGAAACCGCCTACCAGATGACCAAGCTGATCTTTGAAAACCTCGATCGGCTCAAGGCCGCCCACTCGGCCGCCAATGGCATTGTCCCCGAGGCCGCGACCCAGGGGCTGAGCATTCCGCTCCATCCCGGCGCCGAGCGCTATTACGAGGAAGCCGGCCTGCTCTAGGCCAGTGGCGTCCGGGGCCAGCGGCTCCGGACGCCGTTCATCTGCGAGTCCTGGGGAGGAAACTCGATGACTACTCTATCCGCGGCCACCACGCCTGCGCCGCATACCGCCGAAGAAGCCGTCGAGGGCCTGCCGCCCGGCTTCGGCCCCGGCATCATGGGGCGCATCGCCTTTGCCATTGCCATAGCCTTCGCGCTCTTCCAGCTCTGGACCGCCGCCTATGGCACGCTGCCCAGCCAGGTCGTGCGCGCCATGCATGTGGGCTTTCTCCTGCTGCTCGGCTTCGGCCTGCTGGGCAATCTGGTGGCCAAGACCACTCTAGGCCGCATTGTCTTCTGGACCCTGGCCGTGCTCGGCTTTTCGACCGGTCTCTACAACTGGGTCTTCTACGCCGACCTGCTCAAGCGCAGCTCCTTCCTCACCCCGCCCGACCTCGTGGCCGGCACGGTGATGATCATCCTCGTCTTCGAGGCGGCCCGGCGCCTCATGGGCCTGCCGCTCGTCATCATCTCCGGCCTGTTCCTCGCCTATTGCTTCTTCGGCCAGTACATGCCCGGCCCCTTCGTGCATCGCGGCTATGATTTCGCGCAGATCATCGAGCATTTCGGCTTCGGCACCGAGGGCATCTATGGCACCCCCATCTATGTCTCCTCGGCCTATATCTTCATCTTCGTGGTCTTTGCCGCCTTTCTCGAGCGCGCCGGCATGATCAGGCTGTTCAACGATTTCGCCCTCGGCCTGGTCGGCGGCTGGCGCGGTGGCCCCGCGCAGGTCTGCACGCTGTCTTCGGCGCTGATGGGCACCATTTCCGGGTCCGGCGTCGCCAATGTGGTGGCCAGCGGCCAATTCACCATTCCCCTGATGAAGCGGTTCGGCTTCCGCGCCGCCTTTGCCGGGGGTGTCGAGGCGACCTCGTCCATGGGCGGGCAGATCATGCCGCCGATCATGGGGGCGGTGGCCTTCATCATGGCCGAAACGCTCGACGTGCCCTATAGCGCCATTGTCATCGCCGCGCTGATCCCGGCCATGCTCTATTTCGCCACCTGCTTCTGGGTGGTGCATCTGGAATCGGGCAAGGCCGGGCTGCGCGGCATGAGCCGGGCGGACCTGCCCAACCCGTGGCACGCCGTGCGCGACCACTGGCCCCTGGTGCTGCCGCTGGCCGCTTTGGTCTATCTGCTCTTTGCCGGCTATACACCGATCTTTGCCGGCACCATGGGCCTGGCCCTGGTCGTCGTGCTCATTCTCGGCACCCCGCTCGCCGCCGCCATCGGCCCGCGGGCCTTCCGCTTTGTCTTCTGGATCGCGCTCGGCCTGGCGTCCGCCGCCTTCATCCGCTTCGGCGTCAATCTGTTGATGCTGGTCATTGCGGCGCTCGTCGTGGCCTGCATCTTCGTCAAGGGCGGAAGCGAAACGCTCGCCATTGTCCGCGACGCCCTGGCCGAAGGCGCTCGCAACGCGCTGCCGGTGGGCATTGCCTGTGCCATTGTCGGCATCGTCATCGGCACGCTGACCCTGACCGGCATCGCCTCCACCTTCATCGGCGCCATCATTGCCATCGGCGAGAACAACCTCTTCCTGTCCCTGGTGCTGACCATGCTCACCTGCCTGGTGCTGGGCATGGGCATCCCCACCATCCCCAACTACATCATCACCTCGTCCCTGGCCGGGCCGGCGCTGCTCGAGCTGGGCGTACCACTGCTGGTCAGCCACATGTTCGTCTTCTATTTCGGCATCATGGCCGATCTGACGCCGCCGGTGGCCCTGGCCTGCTTTGCCGCCGCGCCCATGGCCAAGACCTCCGGCCTCAAGATCTCGGTACAGGCGACCAAGCTCGCCGCCGCCGGCTTCATCGTCCCCTTCATGGCCGTCTATACGCCCTCCCTCATGCTGCAGGATGGCGGCGCCATCGCTGCCCAGTTCGGCTATCCGGTGGAGGTCGCCTATATTGTCCTCAAGACCGTGCTCGCCATCGGTCTCCTGGGCGTGGCCGTGGTGGGCTATCTCTTCGGTCCGGTCGGGCGGCTGGAGCGGCTGGCCGCCTTTGCCGTCAGCCTCCTGCTGATGCTGGCGCTCCCCCTGACCGACGAGGCCGGCTTCGCCCTGGCGCTGATCCTGGTGGGCCAGCACTGGTGGCGCATGCGGCCCCCACCCATGCCGGCAGCGTCCTGATGCTGTGCATCGCATCGGCCGGCACCGTCGCGGCGCTGGTGGCTTCGAGCTTCACCCTGAGCTGGACCCATTCGGTGGAAAAGACCCAGTGGCGCGAAGATTGGGTGGTGGCCGGCGCGCAACTGCAGCTCACCGGTGCCAGCGTCCAGGGTCCGGGTGCCGGCATCGCCGTGCCGCAAGATGCGGTCTGGGCAGAGGGGCGCTGGAGCTATGTTCCGAGCCTTCCGCCCATTCCCGAACTGGTGCTGGCCGCTTCCGGCATGACCCCGAGCCCTTGGCAGCTTTGTCTTCCCGACGGCACCTGCCGGCTTCTGGGGGAGGAGGCCGGCACGCCGGCGCGGATCTGGGCTGCAAGCGCCTGTCCCCGCGAATAGCTGCACGGCGCAAAAGGCCTAGAATTGCGGGCGCTTGACGAGGGTTATGCACATCCCCATGTCGAGGCTCGAAAGAAATGTCATCTTTCTTTCACGAGGGGTGTTGACGGCCAGAAAGGGCTCCCCTATAACCCCGCTCGTTGACGACGCAAGTGCCTCCGGCGCTTCCACTGACAACGATCCTGACAGGGCAGAGTTGCTGCCGGTTCGCCGGACAGGAAATCGTGTTCCCTAGCGGAATTATAGAGAGTGCGAACTCTCACCGACGCTGTAGTCCTTGCGGACACTGGGTCAGCTCTTTGACATTGTGAAGATTGAAGAAAGAGAAACGTGGACGGCGAGGTTCTTGCGGACTGGTCTGGGTGCAAATCCAGGCTGGTTGTAAAGACTTCGATGGGTGCACGTTTCTGAGGTACACTCTTAATATGCGCTGGTTTCGGCTAGCGCGATTGATGTGTGTCCTCGTCAAACGCAAATGTGCATCTAGCGACAATAGTCAGATTTCAAACTTGAGAGTTTGATCCTGGCTCAGAACGAACGCTGGCGGCAGGCTTAACACATGCAAGTCGAACGCCCCGCAAGGGGAGTGGCAGACGGGTGAGTAACGCGTGGGAATCTACCCAGTTCTACGGAACAACAGTTGGAAACGACTGCTAATACCGTATACGCCCTACGGGGGAAAGATTTATCGGAATTGGATGAGCCCGCGTAAGATTAGCTAGTTGGTGGGGTAATGGCCTACCAAGGCGACGATCTTTAGCTGGTCTGAGAGGATGATCAGCCACACTGGGACTGAGACACGGCCCAGACTCCTACGGGAGGCAGCAGTGGGGAATATTGGACAATGGGCGCAAGCCTGATCCAGCCATGCCGCGTGAGTGATGAAGGCCTTAGGGTTGTAAAGCTCTTTCACCGATGAAGATAATGACGGTAGTCGGAGAAGAAGCCCCGGCTAACTTCGTGCCAGCAGCCGCGGTAATACGAAGGGGGCTAGCGTTGTTCGGATTTACTGGGCGTAAAGCGCACGTAGGCGGTTTGTTAAGTCAGAGGTGAAATCCCGGAGCTCAACTCCGGAACTGCCTTTGATACTGGCAAGCTAGAGTCCGGAAGAGGTAAGTGGAACTCCTAGTGTAGAGGTGGAATTCGTAGATATTAGGAAGAACACCAGTGGCGAAGGCGGCTTACTGGTCCGGAACTGACGCTGAGGTGCGAAAGCGTGGGGAGCAAACAGGATTAGATACCCTGGTAGTCCACGCCGTAAACTATGAGAGCTAGCCGTTGGGTGGTTTACCACTCAGTGGCGCAGCTAACGCATTAAGCTCTCCGCCTGGGGAGTACGGTCGCAAGATTAAAACTCAAAGGAATTGACGGGGGCCCGCACAAGCGGTGGAGCATGTGGTTTAATTCGAAGCAACGCGAAGAACCTTACCAGCCCTTGACATGGTCGGACGGTTTCCAGAGATGGATTCCTTCACTTCGGTGACTGACACACAGGTGCTGCATGGCTGTCGTCAGCTCGTGTCGTGAGATGTTGGGTTAAGTCCCGCAACGAGCGCAACCCTCGTCCTTAGTTGCCATCATTTAGTTGGGCACTCTAAGGAGACTGCCGGTGATAAGCCGGAGGAAGGTGGGGATGACGTCAAGTCATCATGGCCCTTATGGGCTGGGCTACACACGTGCTACAATGGCGGTGACAGAGGGCAGCTACATGGCGACATGATGCTAATCCCGAAAAACCGTCTCAGTTCGGATTGCACTCTGCAACTCGGGTGCATGAAGTTGGAATCGCTAGTAATCGCAGATCAGCATGCTGCGGTGAATACGTTCCCGGGCCTTGTACACACCGCCCGTCACACCATGGGAGTTGGTTTTACCCGAAGCCGGTGCGCTAACCGCAAGGAAGCAGCCGACCACGGTAGGGTCAGCGACTGGGGTGAAGTCGTAACAAGGTAGCCGTAGGGGAACCTGCGGCTGGATCACCTCCTTTCTAAGGATCGAGCTTCATGTCTTCGGACATATCGCTCTTTCAATAGAACATAGGCAAAGCTAGTCAAAGCTTGCCACAATGCGGAACTTCGCCGCCTTCGTTTCTCTTTCTTCACAAGCGACGTAAATTACGCGTCAGCGTTCGCTCGCCGGACCTGGCTGGCGGATCTTTCTGGCGTAAATCCAGTTAGGGCCCGTAGCTCAGGTGGTTAGAGCGCACGCCTGATAAGCGTGAGGTCGGTAGTTCGAGTCTACCCGGGCCCACCAGCCTTTGCTGCTTTGCAGCTTCGGCTTGGCAAGCCAATATGGATCCCATGGACGAGCCAAAAGCGAGGACCCCGGCAAGTGTTTGCCGCCCCGCCGGAGGGTCAGGCCAAGCATAGCAGCGGTTTTAGCTGCGTCATGCGCGGGCCGGTACGACCCGTGAGGCATCAAGTTTGGGGCCATAGCTCAGCTGGGAGAGCGCCTGCTTTGCAAGCAGGATGTCGTCGGTTCGATCCCGTCTGGCTCCACCAACTTCGTAGCCGGTTTGCCGCCAGGCAAATCAATCAGTCCAGTGGACTGATTGAAGGCAAGAAGGCCATGAGAGCTAGGCTCGAATGGCGTGGGCCGCGAGTTCGAGCGGGCTGGCTCCACCAGGACCAAAAATACGTCGCAAGAAAAGAGAGCAAGTTTGGTTGTGTTGACACTGCGAAGTGGCCACGACCGGATCTTTGGACATCGTGAAGAGACACAACACTGTCTGTTTGACCCGACACCCTCGGGGAGGAACAGTGGCTGTGCGTGAAGAATGGTTTTTTTTGATCTGACCGATCAAAACCGATGCAGTGATGCGTCGGAGAAAGATCGTCCCGACGACGGAGACCTGGCTGCGAAGACAAGAGCGCGGTTGGGTTGTTGAAGTTGCGGGCATTGATAATGAGAACGATCAAGCGTCTTAAGTGCATCTAGTGGATGCCTTGGCGTGTGCAGGCGATGAAGGACGTAATACGCTGCGATAAGCCTCGGGGAGCTGCGAATAAGCTTTGATCCGGGGATTTCCGAATGGGGAAACCCGACCATTTAGGTCACCCGAAAGGGAGCTAACCTGGGGAACTGAAACATCTAAGTACCCAGAGGAAAGGACATCAAACGAGACTCCGTTAGTAGTGGCGAGCGAACGCGGACCAGGCCAGTGGCCTCGGTGTAAGAACGGGAACGACTTGGAAAAGTCGGCCATAGTGGGTGATAGCCCCGTACCGGTAGAAAGCATCGAGGTCCTCGAGTAAGGCGGAACACGTGAAATTCTGTCTGAACATGGGTAGACCACTATCCAAGCCTAAGTACTCGCACACGACCGATAGCGAACCAGTACCGTGAGGGAAAGGTGAAAAGCACCCCGACGAGGGGAGTGAAATAGTACCTGAAACTGGATGCATACAAACAGTCGGAGCCCGCAAGGGTGACGGCGTACCTCTTGTATAATGGGTCATCGACTTAGTCTAACTAGCAAGCTTAAGCCGTTAGGTGTAGGCGCAGCGAAAGCGAGTCTGAATAGGGCGTGAAGTTAGTTGGATTAGACCCGAAACCGAGTGATCTAGGTATGAGCAGGCTGAAGGTAAGGTAACACTTACTGGAGGGCCGAACCCACGTCTGTTGAAAAAGACGGGGATGACTTGTTCCTAGGGGTGAAAGGCCAATCAAACTCGGAAATAGCTGGTTCTCCGCGAAAGATATTTAGGTATCGCCTCAGACGAATACCTCGGGGGGTAGAGCACTGGATGGGCTAGGGGGTCTCACCGACTTACCAAACCTAACCAAACTCCGAATACCCGAGAGTACTATCTGGGAGACAGACGGTGGGTGCTAACGTCCATCGTCAAAAGGGAAACAACCCTAACCTACAGCTAAGGTCCCCAAGTCATAGTTAAGTGGGAAAGCATGTGGGATTACTTAGACAACCAGGAGGTTGGCTTAGAAGCAGCCATCCTTTAAAGATAGCGTAACAGCTCACTGGTCAAGTGATCCTGCGGCGAAGATGTACCGGGTCTAAAACTATGCACCGAAGCTTAGGGTTTGCAGTTTACTGCAAGCGGTAGCGGAGCGTTCCGTAAGCCTGTGAAGCCGTACCTGTGAGGGGCGGTGGAGGTATCGGAAGTGCGAATGATGACATGAGTA
It contains:
- a CDS encoding TAXI family TRAP transporter solute-binding subunit, yielding MSFIPARRVAGLVAGAVMAVSGSAAVNAQEFINILTGGTSGVYYPLGVALSELYAENIEGARTQVQSTKASVENLNLLQQKKGELAFALGDSVKSGWDGLQEAGFPAPLTDLRAIAAIYPNYVQIVASAESGIETLEDLKGKSISVGAPASGTELNARAIFAAAGMSYEDLGKVEFLPYAESAELIKNRQLDATLQSSGLGVAFIKDLAATMDINIVSIPAEVVNSIGAPYTASVIPAGTYDGQDEDVPTAAIGNILVTHAGVSDETAYQMTKLIFENLDRLKAAHSAANGIVPEAATQGLSIPLHPGAERYYEEAGLL
- a CDS encoding TRAP transporter permease, with product MTTLSAATTPAPHTAEEAVEGLPPGFGPGIMGRIAFAIAIAFALFQLWTAAYGTLPSQVVRAMHVGFLLLLGFGLLGNLVAKTTLGRIVFWTLAVLGFSTGLYNWVFYADLLKRSSFLTPPDLVAGTVMIILVFEAARRLMGLPLVIISGLFLAYCFFGQYMPGPFVHRGYDFAQIIEHFGFGTEGIYGTPIYVSSAYIFIFVVFAAFLERAGMIRLFNDFALGLVGGWRGGPAQVCTLSSALMGTISGSGVANVVASGQFTIPLMKRFGFRAAFAGGVEATSSMGGQIMPPIMGAVAFIMAETLDVPYSAIVIAALIPAMLYFATCFWVVHLESGKAGLRGMSRADLPNPWHAVRDHWPLVLPLAALVYLLFAGYTPIFAGTMGLALVVVLILGTPLAAAIGPRAFRFVFWIALGLASAAFIRFGVNLLMLVIAALVVACIFVKGGSETLAIVRDALAEGARNALPVGIACAIVGIVIGTLTLTGIASTFIGAIIAIGENNLFLSLVLTMLTCLVLGMGIPTIPNYIITSSLAGPALLELGVPLLVSHMFVFYFGIMADLTPPVALACFAAAPMAKTSGLKISVQATKLAAAGFIVPFMAVYTPSLMLQDGGAIAAQFGYPVEVAYIVLKTVLAIGLLGVAVVGYLFGPVGRLERLAAFAVSLLLMLALPLTDEAGFALALILVGQHWWRMRPPPMPAAS
- a CDS encoding sigma-54-dependent transcriptional regulator — translated: MNRGRVLFIDDEAELCTAAEEWLGVCGFAVTSFTAPDVAIAQVDPATFDCVVTDVRMPGLDGLAVLEHFRDRAPDLPVVLLTGHGDVPLAVGAMRSGAHDFIEKPYDAELLVAVLDRAVERRRLGRELTRLRQAAGGTELEDRLVGLSPAMVELRRSVLQLANIDVDVLVTGETGTGKEVIARALHDFGGRARGQFVAINCAAIPETVFESEMFGHARGAFTGAAGERIGKLEYARGGTVFLDEIESMPLALQAKVLRAIQERSIEPLGSNASRPIDVRFIAASKVDLRAESEAGRFRPDLYFRLSTVELPVPSLRQRREDVPLLFALFASRAAQRFGIEATQPYRLPADMAVSDWPGNVRELKAVAERSVLGLGSNGVGQESAASSRTLAAQVAAFEAAVIEQALRDAAGSTALAAERLGLARRTLNEKIARYGLRADADIDS
- a CDS encoding ATP-binding protein — translated: MPAAIRRRHIGLAALTLAVVLCLALGAWRVAYLRGLGEVERQVQDRLTINLRSVESEIERFRYLPGVVGEDSRILALLQLRGPEAIAAANAYLKSVRAMSGVDELYVLDPAGETLAASNWNEPGSFVGHNYAFRPYFADAMAFGSGRFYAVGVTTGKPGYFLSSRIDVGARSVGVVVAKVDMGPLALTWAAAGEMSAIADREGVVFLSGDPAWTYRPLQALDPGTLDRLEQQRRYDGVDLAAATPLAPEADVDAGSLMIGADERYLLGVRAVEPDGWQLLSALPLEPVEREARLIGGFAALVAVLALGAWLVFNQRRQIVRFKLDQNAVLERRVAERTQALAHEVEERRRAEAELRATQENLIHAAKLAALGRMSAAIVHEVSQPLSALDNTLAAADLHAQRNAPGEVRRILESGRNLLRRMQRTIKHLRTFSSRRDPGPPEQVQLSGVLDAAMDILTPQARDAGVLVTAVWEPGLPPVAGNAVRLEQVFINLILNAIEATAAAGNAAVRLIARSEGDDTVVVDIADSGAGIPDTVRERLFEPFFTTKKSGESLGLGLSISRTLLEEFGGALRFEAGAEGGTLARVTLPVYRAAATGEKLESA
- a CDS encoding DUF1850 domain-containing protein translates to MLCIASAGTVAALVASSFTLSWTHSVEKTQWREDWVVAGAQLQLTGASVQGPGAGIAVPQDAVWAEGRWSYVPSLPPIPELVLAASGMTPSPWQLCLPDGTCRLLGEEAGTPARIWAASACPRE